The Nilaparvata lugens isolate BPH chromosome 14, ASM1435652v1, whole genome shotgun sequence DNA segment aaaaattttcttaaaatatcgatttttaagatagttattcaatttactaaaaataactttgagTTGAGCTagctatttttcaaaaattgaataaatttttcaaaaattgatattttcagaaaatttttgttttactagatcaacaataccatgaagaatccatcctctacatctcatggatttatatcatAACGAATtagaaatgttctgtcccaaaaattcaaacttcaggcactcatatctcaaaatgatatgatatttcaacttgaaaatgtgactgttgtggtcacgaaaccatcgTCATGTACTAATAAatcagtgtagaatttgacaacatatttgtgtttttattcaaaatgataTGACTTGATTTGGCATTAATCTCAAAGAACTGGAAAAGAAACCGAAAATACGTTGTTTTTTGGGGCACTCTGTAAAAAGCACCAGGGCTAGAAGGTCAACCTTTTGTATTCAAGCTGTCGAATACTCCAGAATCATTGCATAACAAATTTAGCATAATCGGAATTAACTCCCCAAGCAGCCTTTTTTCACTACTTTGTGAATGGACTCacttaataattatcatgaatgTCATTATGCAGGGTGTTGTGAAAAAAAGGTGCCTAttagtcagggcgtgattcctctcatcaaaagttctaattaacataggtccgaaaatgcttatttaccaagttatacagggtgaaagatttcgtctgaatttcagtttccCTGCCGACAGGTATTTGTttgctgttaattaagatgtaaaaTTTAGCGTAATTTATGTGAAATGatctgaaaaattaaataaaaccgtttccagacctgtagctacagtaattctCAAGATATGTGATGAAAATCAAGTTCcttcaaggtttgaagcagatttactttGCTAAATATACAATAAACACCAAAACTTTtcacagaacttgtagaaaatctaattttgaagagaaatatgtataataagtctataatagacaaacgcaaccttgaaaaaataatccccaattacatacaaaacacatgaaaaatagacaaaatctgttaagttctctatttttcatgcgttttgtatttaaggattatttttttgaGGTTGCGTTTGTTATATAGAcctattctacatctttctcttctaaattaaattttctacaagttctgcaGAAAAAATTGTACATTCAACCTAGTAAATCTGCTTTAAACCttgaaggaacttgtttttcagGACCAAGTTTTGCGTATTTTATCACATATCTTAAACATTACTGTAACTAAAGGTCTGTAAAtggtttcattcaatttgtcaGGTCATTTTACATTAAGTACGCTTAAttttacatcttaattaacagcaaacaaatacccgtagggctttgTTTTGGCAtaggaactgaaattcagacaaCATCTTTCACCCTGaataacttggtaactaagcattttcgtACCTATGTTGATAGGAACTTTTTTCCTTCttttgatgagaggaatcacgccctgactcatgggcacctttttccagaacaccctgtataatatcCTTCTTTCATAATTCACAAGTTGTATTATTGATGATTGCAGATAAGCAAGAGGATGAAGGAAGTTCagtgaagaagaggagaaagaagaggtcTTCAAAGTGCAGCACATCTGGCCGAGACGGTGCAACAGAAGTGGGTGGACTGAATGAGCATTCAACCTCTCCAGTGGAAAAGTGCACTGAATCATCTGTTACTGATAAAGAGACTAAGCTCTACAAGTGTGCTCACTGTAGCTATAATACACCATCCTTctgttatttgaagaaacacaTAAGGAAACACATTGAGAAAAAACCATACAGCTGCGGAATTTGTGACTACAAAAGTACTAGGTTAGATACTTTGcaaatacatttcagaaaacaTACAGGAGTAACACCATTCAGCTGCAAATTTTGTGATTACAAATGTGCCCAAGCAAATTCTTTGAAAATACATaccagaacacatacaggagaaaaacCATTCTTCTGTAAAATATGCGACTTTAAATGTGGTAATTCAGGCAGTTTGTACAGACATAACAGATTacatacaggagaaactccTTACATCTGCGAACTGTGTGACTTTAAATGTGCTGAGTCAggtaatttgaaaaaacatattagAACGCATACAGGAGAAAAACCATACAGCTGCAAATCTTGTGATTTCAAAACGGCTCATTCAAATTCTTTGAAAAGACATaacagaacacatacaggagaaaagCCATTCTTTTGTAAATTTTGTGACTTTAAATCTGGTAATCAAGGCAGTTTGAACAGACATATGAAATTACATGCAGGAGAAACTCCCCCCAGTGGCGAATTGTGGACTTTAAATGTGCTGAGTCaggtaatttgaaaaaaaaaaacatttcagAATGCATACAGGAGAAATACCATTCTGCTGcaaatgttg contains these protein-coding regions:
- the LOC111058127 gene encoding zinc finger protein 239, which gives rise to MATVTVKKEEEVEDDRSQQPAAVGDDCSQEYDIIPGDNMIMIIKEEGADDKQEDEGSSVKKRRKKRSSKCSTSGRDGATEVGGLNEHSTSPVEKCTESSVTDKETKLYKCAHCSYNTPSFCYLKKHIRKHIEKKPYSCGICDYKSTRLDTLQIHFRKHTGVTPFSCKFCDYKCAQANSLKIHTRTHTGEKPFFCKICDFKCGNSGSLYRHNRLHTGETPYICELCDFKCAESGNLKKHIRTHTGEKPYSCKSCDFKTAHSNSLKRHNRTHTGEKPFFCKFCDFKSGNQGSLNRHMKLHAGETPPSGELWTLNVLSQVI